The Teredinibacter sp. KSP-S5-2 genome includes a window with the following:
- a CDS encoding vWA domain-containing protein, producing the protein MHQIRFSCLLLVCFFLPLSGHTQDQSRLPPDVRLIIDVSGSMKQNDPNNLRQPAVELLVQLLPEDSKAGVWTFGQWVNMLVPHKPVESSWKDDALSSAKKINSVGLYTNIGDALEKAAYDRSAPNDKYRTSLILLTDGMVDIDKDPEKNKEEWRRIVDDVIPKLKEAGYVIHTIALSDNADTNLLNKLSLGTDGLAEVAHTADDLMRIFLKAFDVAAPAEQVPLTDNQFVIDSSVEEFTALIFRQSPDEQTRLVGPDNEEYSANIASRDVSWHRADNYDLITVKRPLEGEWGVIAAMDPESRITVVSNLNLRVKPLPNNVFKGQEETLKLLLKEDGQTITREEFLSLMDITAAMEAGKDEFELKEYWQSSLSETVPGDGIFQAALPVFDKDGIYQLNVTVDGKSFKRHFSHQFTVREPFGANVEQALIDGKSVYVLTANAFSQDIDVASTQIVATVKAPGGRKKIYPLTATEVDTWQAHLHPDLEGQYVAEIRVKGNDDRGNDFDIQLDDITFNYTVDEGFSKTAEPFFAEPEPAVEEKEPESPIEEKVEEPKESPPAEQEPEPEVSGSVFPPWLIYILLGLGNLTLFALGFFAFKKIMSSGNKDLLDEFSDEKVNEEEPEIEEEPEEELDEEEPPMEDLDPIIEEPSMEMGMEMEMEPEPAFEEEPQIESEPADDIPPEPELEIEPPVVEDVADDGDFDDLDEMVPEDVDDDVDDDVATEEEDEEDDMVAAMLKAQGLDLAEEELDDAISGLIDELDEQEAAAQAAADAENDFSDTDFDDMDDFDEDDKK; encoded by the coding sequence CTTCCTCTGAGTGGACACACTCAGGATCAGTCCAGATTGCCTCCAGATGTTCGACTGATTATCGATGTGTCTGGCAGCATGAAACAGAATGACCCGAACAACTTACGTCAACCCGCTGTCGAGCTGCTGGTGCAGTTATTGCCTGAAGACAGCAAGGCAGGGGTTTGGACGTTCGGCCAGTGGGTGAATATGTTGGTTCCCCACAAACCGGTTGAGTCCAGTTGGAAAGACGACGCGCTTTCATCTGCAAAAAAAATTAACTCGGTGGGCTTGTATACCAATATTGGTGATGCACTGGAAAAAGCCGCATACGATCGCAGCGCACCTAATGATAAATACCGAACCAGCCTGATTTTGTTGACCGATGGTATGGTCGATATCGACAAAGACCCGGAGAAAAATAAAGAAGAATGGCGGAGGATTGTTGATGACGTCATTCCCAAGTTGAAAGAAGCCGGCTACGTAATTCATACCATTGCTTTGTCGGATAATGCGGACACCAATCTTTTGAATAAGCTCTCTCTGGGTACGGACGGCCTGGCTGAAGTGGCTCATACCGCAGATGATTTGATGCGGATTTTTCTGAAAGCCTTTGACGTGGCTGCGCCTGCTGAGCAGGTTCCACTGACGGATAACCAGTTTGTTATTGATTCCAGTGTTGAAGAGTTTACCGCGTTGATCTTCCGCCAATCACCCGACGAGCAAACCCGATTGGTAGGGCCTGACAATGAGGAGTATTCAGCGAACATCGCCAGTAGAGATGTGAGTTGGCACAGGGCGGATAATTATGACCTGATTACGGTTAAACGACCACTTGAGGGTGAGTGGGGTGTTATTGCTGCTATGGATCCGGAAAGTCGGATCACGGTGGTCAGTAACTTAAATCTAAGGGTTAAACCCTTGCCCAATAACGTGTTTAAAGGGCAAGAAGAGACGCTGAAGCTGTTATTGAAAGAGGATGGTCAGACAATTACCCGAGAGGAGTTTCTGTCCCTGATGGACATTACAGCCGCAATGGAAGCGGGTAAGGACGAATTTGAGCTAAAGGAATATTGGCAGTCTTCATTATCGGAAACGGTTCCCGGGGACGGAATTTTTCAGGCGGCGTTACCTGTTTTTGATAAGGATGGTATTTATCAGTTAAATGTGACCGTTGATGGCAAGAGTTTTAAACGGCATTTTTCTCATCAGTTTACGGTGAGGGAACCATTTGGAGCGAATGTAGAGCAGGCCTTGATCGATGGTAAATCGGTTTATGTGTTAACTGCTAACGCTTTCTCTCAGGATATTGATGTTGCCAGCACTCAAATTGTCGCCACCGTTAAGGCCCCTGGTGGACGGAAAAAAATCTACCCACTGACTGCAACAGAAGTGGATACTTGGCAGGCTCATCTGCATCCAGATCTGGAAGGACAGTATGTCGCTGAGATTCGGGTAAAAGGCAATGATGACAGAGGCAATGATTTTGATATCCAGCTTGACGATATCACCTTTAATTACACCGTTGATGAAGGCTTCAGTAAAACTGCGGAGCCTTTTTTTGCCGAGCCTGAGCCAGCCGTTGAGGAGAAAGAACCGGAGTCGCCGATAGAAGAAAAGGTGGAAGAGCCGAAAGAGTCTCCTCCTGCTGAGCAGGAGCCGGAACCTGAAGTGTCTGGTTCAGTTTTTCCCCCTTGGCTAATCTACATCTTACTTGGACTGGGTAACCTTACGCTCTTTGCCTTGGGTTTCTTTGCATTTAAGAAAATTATGAGTTCAGGTAACAAGGATTTATTGGACGAATTCTCAGACGAGAAAGTGAATGAAGAGGAGCCGGAAATCGAGGAAGAGCCTGAAGAGGAGCTCGATGAAGAAGAGCCGCCAATGGAGGATTTGGATCCTATTATCGAAGAGCCTTCCATGGAGATGGGGATGGAGATGGAAATGGAGCCAGAGCCTGCTTTCGAAGAGGAGCCTCAGATCGAGTCGGAACCGGCCGACGATATCCCCCCAGAGCCAGAATTAGAGATTGAACCTCCCGTGGTTGAAGACGTTGCTGATGATGGAGACTTTGATGACCTGGACGAAATGGTTCCAGAAGACGTTGACGACGATGTGGACGATGACGTTGCTACTGAGGAAGAGGACGAAGAAGACGATATGGTGGCGGCGATGCTGAAGGCCCAAGGGTTGGATCTCGCGGAAGAAGAGCTGGATGATGCAATATCCGGTTTGATTGATGAACTGGATGAGCAGGAGGCAGCGGCGCAAGCTGCTGCAGATGCTGAAAACGATTTTTCAGACACCGATTTTGATGACATGGATGACTTCGATGAGGATGATAAGAAATAG
- a CDS encoding late competence development ComFB family protein produces MLLGIGRRRQRVDSSRDSVHNYYEHMVIEQILRANERANDDSDFLADIACVALNHLPPKYVRHDVDMTFFLTPDEQEEMLDRVAKAVNNAVNYVLSREQEKKNWLKNEQAADAQNDQ; encoded by the coding sequence ATGTTATTAGGCATTGGTCGTCGGCGTCAGAGAGTAGATTCATCGAGAGACTCGGTTCATAACTATTATGAACATATGGTGATAGAGCAGATCCTTAGAGCAAACGAACGCGCAAACGACGATTCTGACTTTCTTGCGGATATTGCCTGTGTGGCATTGAATCATTTGCCGCCCAAATATGTCCGCCACGATGTGGATATGACCTTCTTTTTAACCCCGGATGAGCAGGAGGAAATGCTAGATCGCGTAGCAAAGGCGGTGAACAATGCGGTGAATTACGTATTAAGCCGTGAGCAAGAAAAGAAAAACTGGTTGAAAAACGAGCAAGCAGCAGATGCGCAAAACGACCAGTAA